The following are from one region of the Simiduia agarivorans SA1 = DSM 21679 genome:
- the secY gene encoding preprotein translocase subunit SecY: MASNLPLGNQKGLGELWARLRFLFLAIVVYRIGTHIPVPGLDPERLASLFNQNQGTILGLFNMFSGGALERMSILALGIMPYISASIIIQMMTAVTPSLEQLKKEGDAGRRKISQYTRYFTVILATFQGIAMAVGFSGQAYGGEPGFSFYFIAVVSLVTGAVFMMWLGEQVTERGIGNGISMLIFAGIVAGLPSAIGQSFESARQGDLHILMLLAIAFLAVLIVWFVVRVERGQRRITVNYAKRQQGRHAMPAQSSHLPLKVNMAGVIPPIFASSLLLFPASISSWFGQGDGAGSEVLQEIALAIGPGQPLNFILFAGMIIFFTFFYTALMFNPKEVADNLKKSGAYIPGIRPGEQSAKYIDQVLTRLTVVGSLYMAAVCLLPQFLIVFTNVPFYLGGTSLLIVVVVIMDFMSQVQAHLYSHQYDSLMKKSNLKSFGR, encoded by the coding sequence ATGGCGAGTAATCTGCCATTAGGGAATCAGAAAGGACTGGGCGAGCTTTGGGCTCGCCTTCGTTTTCTGTTTCTGGCGATAGTTGTATACCGGATCGGGACCCATATCCCGGTGCCGGGGCTTGATCCTGAGCGTCTGGCGAGCTTGTTTAACCAAAACCAGGGCACCATTCTGGGTTTGTTCAACATGTTTTCCGGTGGTGCGCTTGAGCGCATGAGTATTCTGGCGCTGGGCATCATGCCCTACATCTCTGCGTCCATCATTATTCAGATGATGACCGCAGTGACGCCGTCGCTCGAGCAGCTGAAGAAAGAAGGTGATGCAGGCCGTCGCAAGATCAGCCAGTACACTCGCTATTTCACAGTAATTCTGGCCACTTTCCAGGGTATTGCTATGGCTGTGGGTTTCTCCGGTCAGGCGTACGGTGGCGAGCCCGGATTCAGCTTCTACTTCATCGCGGTTGTGTCCCTGGTGACCGGCGCCGTGTTCATGATGTGGTTGGGCGAGCAAGTGACAGAGCGGGGTATCGGTAACGGTATTTCCATGCTGATCTTTGCCGGTATTGTGGCAGGCCTGCCCAGTGCCATCGGTCAGTCGTTTGAAAGCGCACGTCAGGGTGATCTGCATATTCTGATGCTGTTGGCCATTGCGTTCCTGGCGGTATTGATTGTGTGGTTTGTGGTTCGTGTTGAGCGTGGTCAGCGCCGCATCACGGTTAACTACGCCAAACGTCAGCAGGGTCGTCATGCGATGCCAGCGCAGTCGTCTCACCTGCCTTTGAAGGTGAACATGGCCGGTGTGATTCCGCCCATTTTTGCCAGCAGCTTGTTGCTGTTCCCAGCGTCTATTTCGAGCTGGTTTGGTCAGGGTGACGGCGCGGGCAGTGAGGTTTTACAGGAAATTGCTCTGGCCATTGGTCCAGGTCAGCCGCTGAATTTCATTTTGTTCGCCGGCATGATTATTTTCTTTACCTTCTTCTACACGGCGTTGATGTTTAACCCGAAAGAAGTTGCTGACAACCTGAAGAAGTCAGGTGCCTACATTCCGGGTATCCGCCCGGGTGAGCAGTCGGCCAAATATATTGACCAGGTGTTGACCCGTTTAACCGTGGTTGGCTCTCTGTACATGGCAGCGGTGTGTTTGTTGCCACAGTTTTTGATCGTATTCACCAATGTGCCTTTCTACTTGGGCGGTACATCGTTGTTGATCGTGGTGGTGGTTATCATGGACTTTATGTCTCAGGTTCAGGCCCACCTTTATTCCCATCAGTATGACTCACTGATGAAGAAGTCTAACTTGAAGAGCTTTGGCCGCTAA
- the rplO gene encoding 50S ribosomal protein L15 has protein sequence MRLNTLSPDPSRAKSRKRVGRGIGSGIGKTAGRGHKGLKSRSGGSVRPGFEGGQMPLQKRLPKFGFTSRIGRVTAEVRLGELNKVEGELIDLEALKQADIIGTNIKRAKIMLSGELTKAVTVKGLAVTKGAKAAIEAAGGKVEE, from the coding sequence ATGCGTCTGAATACTCTGAGTCCCGATCCTAGCCGCGCCAAGTCGCGCAAGCGCGTAGGCCGCGGTATTGGTAGCGGTATTGGTAAGACTGCTGGCCGTGGCCACAAGGGTCTGAAGTCCCGCTCCGGTGGCAGCGTTCGTCCAGGCTTCGAAGGCGGTCAGATGCCTTTGCAGAAGCGCCTGCCGAAGTTCGGTTTTACCTCTCGCATCGGCCGTGTTACTGCCGAAGTGCGTCTGGGCGAGCTGAACAAGGTAGAGGGCGAGCTGATTGATTTGGAAGCGCTGAAGCAAGCTGATATTATCGGCACCAACATCAAGCGCGCCAAGATCATGCTGTCTGGCGAACTGACTAAAGCCGTGACCGTAAAGGGTCTGGCCGTTACCAAGGGTGCCAAGGCTGCGATTGAAGCCGCTGGCGGTAAAGTAGAAGAATAA
- the rpmD gene encoding 50S ribosomal protein L30 encodes MAKKTVKVTQVKSSIGRLENHKACLKGLGLRRIGHTVEVEDTAAVRGMINKVNYMVQVEGE; translated from the coding sequence ATGGCTAAGAAAACTGTCAAAGTGACCCAGGTGAAGAGCTCTATCGGCCGCCTGGAGAATCACAAGGCCTGCCTGAAGGGCCTGGGTCTGCGTCGCATCGGTCACACTGTTGAAGTGGAAGACACCGCTGCCGTTCGCGGAATGATTAACAAAGTGAACTATATGGTTCAGGTAGAGGGAGAGTAA
- the rpsE gene encoding 30S ribosomal protein S5 has protein sequence MSYEQKQKGGDANSEGLQEKLVQVNRVAKTVKGGRIFAFTALTVVGDGNGKVGFGRGKAREVPVAIQKAMEAARRNMIQVELNGDTLQYPTKGRHGGSKVYMQPASAGTGVIAGGAMRSVLEIAGVKNVLSKCYGSTNPVNVVRATFDALKAMVSPESVAAKRGKSVEDITG, from the coding sequence ATGTCTTACGAGCAGAAACAAAAAGGTGGCGACGCCAACTCTGAAGGCCTGCAGGAAAAGCTGGTTCAGGTTAACCGCGTTGCCAAGACCGTAAAAGGCGGTCGTATCTTTGCCTTCACTGCACTGACTGTAGTTGGCGATGGCAATGGCAAAGTTGGCTTCGGTCGCGGCAAGGCGCGTGAAGTGCCTGTTGCAATCCAGAAGGCAATGGAAGCGGCTCGCCGCAACATGATCCAGGTTGAGCTGAACGGCGACACCCTTCAGTACCCAACCAAGGGTCGTCACGGTGGTTCCAAGGTTTACATGCAGCCTGCCTCTGCGGGTACCGGTGTTATCGCCGGCGGTGCAATGCGCTCCGTGCTGGAAATCGCGGGTGTTAAAAACGTACTGTCTAAGTGCTACGGCTCTACCAACCCGGTAAACGTAGTGCGCGCCACTTTCGACGCCTTGAAAGCCATGGTTTCTCCGGAATCCGTAGCGGCCAAGCGTGGCAAAAGTGTTGAAGACATCACGGGCTAA
- the rplR gene encoding 50S ribosomal protein L18: MNDKKIARLRRARRARAKIAELKVNRLTIHRTPRHIYAQIISGEGAKVLASASTLDKDLRSGKTGNADAAKAVGSLIAERAKAAGVTKVAFDRSGFKYHGRVKALADAAREAGLEF; encoded by the coding sequence ATGAACGACAAGAAAATTGCTCGTCTGCGCCGTGCACGCCGTGCTCGTGCCAAGATTGCAGAGCTGAAGGTAAATCGCCTGACGATTCACCGTACGCCGCGCCATATCTACGCCCAGATTATTTCTGGCGAAGGCGCCAAAGTACTGGCCAGTGCCTCCACCCTGGACAAGGATCTGCGTTCCGGTAAAACCGGTAACGCGGACGCCGCCAAGGCTGTGGGCAGTCTGATCGCTGAGCGTGCCAAGGCCGCTGGCGTGACCAAAGTAGCGTTCGACCGCAGTGGTTTCAAATACCACGGTCGAGTAAAAGCATTGGCCGACGCCGCGCGTGAAGCCGGCCTTGAATTCTAA
- the rplF gene encoding 50S ribosomal protein L6: MSRVAKSPVEIPAGVEVSLKGQDISVKGKQGTLALAVHKDVEVKQDGNALTFAPRNDAKQSNALAGTTRALLNNMVKGVSEGFEKKLTLIGVGYRAKAAGKTVNLALGLSHPVDYALPEGVTAETPSQTEIVLKAADKQLLGQVAAEIRAFRPPEPYKGKGIRYADENVLRKEAKKK; the protein is encoded by the coding sequence ATGTCACGAGTTGCAAAAAGTCCGGTTGAAATACCTGCTGGCGTTGAAGTATCTCTGAAAGGTCAGGATATTTCTGTAAAAGGCAAGCAAGGTACTTTGGCTCTGGCGGTACACAAAGATGTAGAAGTGAAGCAGGACGGCAACGCCCTGACTTTCGCGCCGCGTAACGATGCCAAGCAGTCCAACGCATTAGCGGGTACTACCCGTGCACTGTTGAACAACATGGTTAAGGGTGTTTCTGAAGGTTTCGAGAAGAAGCTGACCCTGATCGGTGTTGGTTACCGTGCAAAAGCTGCGGGCAAAACTGTAAACCTGGCTCTGGGCCTGTCTCACCCTGTTGATTACGCCCTGCCGGAGGGCGTAACCGCTGAGACTCCTAGCCAGACTGAAATTGTTCTCAAAGCCGCTGACAAGCAATTGCTGGGTCAGGTTGCCGCTGAGATTCGTGCGTTCCGTCCGCCAGAGCCTTACAAAGGCAAGGGCATTCGCTACGCCGATGAGAACGTACTGCGTAAAGAAGCTAAGAAGAAGTAG
- the rpsH gene encoding 30S ribosomal protein S8: MSMQDPLADMLTRIRNAQMVGKPNVTMPSSKLKASVARVLAEEGYVGGFSVSEGAKPELTVELKYYEGKPVIAELDRVSRPGLRNYAGKDELPSVRGGLGVAIVSTSKGVMTDRAARSAGVGGEVLCTVF, translated from the coding sequence ATGAGTATGCAAGATCCTCTGGCTGATATGCTGACCCGCATCCGCAACGCGCAGATGGTTGGTAAGCCAAATGTAACTATGCCGTCTTCCAAGCTGAAAGCGAGCGTTGCTCGTGTGTTGGCCGAAGAAGGTTATGTAGGTGGTTTCAGTGTTAGCGAAGGCGCCAAGCCAGAGCTGACGGTTGAGCTGAAATACTACGAAGGCAAGCCGGTTATTGCCGAGCTTGATCGCGTAAGCCGTCCAGGCCTGCGCAACTACGCAGGTAAAGACGAACTGCCCTCCGTCCGTGGTGGACTGGGTGTAGCTATCGTTTCTACCAGTAAAGGTGTTATGACCGACCGTGCCGCGCGTTCTGCCGGTGTGGGCGGTGAAGTGCTGTGCACTGTATTCTAA
- the rpsN gene encoding 30S ribosomal protein S14: MAKKSMIAREVKRAKTVAKFAAKRAELKAIIGSASSSDEEVWAAQQKLQALPRDSAPCRQQRRCRLTGRPHAVYRKFGLCRNKLREAAMRGDVPGLVKSSW; encoded by the coding sequence ATGGCTAAGAAATCTATGATTGCACGCGAAGTAAAGCGCGCAAAAACCGTTGCTAAGTTCGCTGCCAAGCGCGCTGAGCTTAAGGCCATTATCGGCAGCGCGTCTTCTTCTGATGAAGAAGTCTGGGCTGCTCAGCAGAAATTGCAGGCTCTGCCGCGTGATTCTGCGCCCTGCCGTCAGCAGCGTCGCTGTCGCTTGACCGGTCGTCCGCACGCCGTGTACCGCAAGTTCGGCCTGTGCCGTAACAAGTTGCGCGAAGCAGCAATGCGCGGTGACGTTCCGGGTCTGGTTAAATCTAGCTGGTAA
- the rplE gene encoding 50S ribosomal protein L5, producing the protein MARLKDLYKKEIAPKLQKELGLTNVMEIPRITKITLNMGVGEAVGDKKVLEHAVANLEQIAGQKVVVTKSRKSIAGFKIRDGWPIGCKVTLRSDRMYEFLDRLVSIAIPRIRDFRGISPKQFDGRGNFSMGVTEQIIFPEIDYDKIDKIRGLDICITTTARTDEEGRALLKAFNFPFKG; encoded by the coding sequence ATGGCTAGGCTGAAAGATCTTTACAAGAAAGAAATCGCGCCCAAGCTTCAAAAAGAGCTGGGTTTGACCAATGTGATGGAGATTCCACGAATCACCAAGATCACCCTGAATATGGGTGTGGGTGAAGCGGTAGGTGACAAGAAAGTGCTGGAGCACGCTGTTGCCAACCTGGAGCAGATCGCCGGTCAGAAAGTAGTAGTAACCAAGAGCCGCAAGTCTATTGCGGGCTTTAAAATCCGTGATGGCTGGCCCATCGGTTGTAAGGTTACCCTGCGTTCGGACCGTATGTACGAGTTCCTGGACCGTCTGGTATCTATTGCAATCCCACGTATCCGTGACTTCCGGGGCATCAGTCCCAAGCAGTTCGACGGTCGTGGCAACTTTTCTATGGGCGTGACTGAGCAGATTATCTTCCCGGAAATCGATTACGATAAAATCGACAAAATCCGTGGATTGGATATTTGTATCACTACCACCGCTCGTACCGATGAGGAAGGCCGCGCGCTGCTGAAAGCGTTCAACTTCCCGTTCAAAGGATAA
- the rplX gene encoding 50S ribosomal protein L24 — MRKIKRDDEVIVIAGRDKGKRGKVVRVLTDNRLVVSGINTIKKHQKPNPQAGVAGGIVEKEAPIQVSNVAIFNPATKKADRVGFKILEDGKKIRVFKSNGEAVDA; from the coding sequence ATGCGTAAGATCAAACGTGATGACGAAGTGATTGTTATCGCCGGGCGCGATAAGGGCAAGCGTGGCAAAGTTGTGCGCGTGCTTACAGACAATCGCTTGGTTGTTTCTGGTATCAACACGATCAAGAAGCACCAGAAGCCTAACCCGCAGGCGGGTGTTGCTGGCGGAATCGTGGAAAAAGAAGCCCCGATCCAGGTTTCAAACGTTGCAATTTTCAATCCTGCAACCAAGAAAGCCGATCGCGTTGGTTTCAAAATTCTCGAAGACGGGAAGAAAATCCGCGTCTTTAAATCCAACGGCGAAGCCGTAGACGCATAA
- the rplN gene encoding 50S ribosomal protein L14: MIQTESYLEVADNSGARRVMCIKVLGGSHRRYASVGDIIKVTVKEAIPRGKVKKGQVMKAVVVRTKKGVRRQDGSLIKFDDNAAVLLNNQDAPIGTRIFGPVTRELRGEKFMKIISLAPEVL, encoded by the coding sequence ATGATTCAAACTGAATCCTACTTAGAAGTGGCTGACAACAGTGGTGCTCGCCGCGTTATGTGTATCAAGGTGCTGGGCGGTTCACATCGTCGTTATGCATCTGTTGGTGACATCATCAAGGTAACTGTGAAGGAAGCAATTCCTCGCGGTAAGGTCAAAAAGGGTCAAGTGATGAAGGCTGTCGTTGTGCGCACTAAAAAAGGTGTTCGCCGGCAAGACGGTTCACTGATCAAGTTTGATGATAACGCTGCTGTACTGCTTAACAACCAAGATGCTCCTATCGGGACCCGTATTTTCGGCCCGGTAACCCGTGAGCTTCGCGGTGAAAAGTTTATGAAAATCATTTCTCTGGCACCTGAAGTACTTTAA
- the rpsQ gene encoding 30S ribosomal protein S17: MDQVNKTARTLTGKVVSDKMDKSIVVLIERREKHPIYGKYVSKSSKLKAHDENNECKIGDLVTIAESRPLSKTKSWALVKIVERAAEV, translated from the coding sequence ATGGACCAGGTAAATAAGACTGCGCGCACGCTCACCGGTAAGGTTGTCAGCGACAAGATGGACAAGTCCATTGTTGTGCTGATCGAGCGTCGCGAAAAGCATCCGATTTACGGCAAGTATGTTAGTAAGTCGTCTAAGTTGAAGGCTCATGATGAGAATAACGAGTGCAAGATTGGTGACCTGGTCACCATCGCTGAGTCTCGTCCGCTCTCAAAAACTAAGTCTTGGGCTTTAGTTAAAATTGTAGAGCGCGCTGCTGAAGTTTAA
- the rpmC gene encoding 50S ribosomal protein L29 — translation MKTSELREKSVQELNAALLSELQAQFKLRMQAATGQLSQTHLLKKARRDIARIKTVLTEKAGK, via the coding sequence ATGAAAACTTCAGAACTCCGCGAAAAATCAGTTCAAGAGCTGAATGCCGCGCTGTTGTCTGAACTGCAGGCGCAGTTCAAGCTCCGTATGCAGGCAGCTACCGGCCAGTTAAGCCAGACTCACTTGTTGAAGAAGGCTCGTCGTGACATTGCACGAATCAAGACTGTGCTGACTGAAAAGGCAGGTAAGTAA
- the rplP gene encoding 50S ribosomal protein L16, with translation MLQPKRTKFRKQQKGRNRGLAQRGSKVSFGEFGLKATGRGRITARQIEAARRAMTRHIKRGGKIWIRVFPDKPITEKPLEVRQGKGKGNVEYWIAQIQPGKVLYEMEGVSEQLAREAFALAAAKLPLTTTFVKRTVM, from the coding sequence ATGCTGCAACCAAAGCGTACGAAATTCCGCAAGCAACAAAAAGGCCGCAACCGTGGCCTGGCCCAGCGCGGCTCAAAAGTTAGCTTCGGTGAGTTTGGCCTGAAGGCCACCGGCCGCGGCCGCATCACTGCTCGTCAGATTGAAGCGGCTCGTCGTGCCATGACTCGTCACATTAAGCGTGGCGGTAAAATCTGGATCCGTGTGTTCCCGGATAAGCCAATTACCGAAAAGCCTCTGGAAGTTCGTCAGGGTAAAGGTAAGGGTAACGTTGAATACTGGATTGCCCAGATTCAGCCCGGCAAGGTGCTGTACGAGATGGAAGGCGTTTCTGAGCAGTTGGCTCGTGAAGCTTTCGCTCTGGCAGCTGCAAAACTGCCGCTGACTACAACCTTTGTTAAGCGTACGGTGATGTAA
- the rpsC gene encoding 30S ribosomal protein S3 — MGQKVHPTGIRLGIVKKHTSVWYAGSDEYADKLYTDLKVREYIQKALAHASVSRIDIERPANTARVTIHTARPGIVIGKKGEDVEKLRSAITAKMGVPVHINIEEIRKPDLDAALVAQSVAQQLERRVMFRRAMKRAVQNAMRQGAEGIKIQVSGRLGGAEIARTEWYREGRVPLHTLRADIDYATAEASTTYGIIGVKVWIFKGEILGGEAPVEAAPKKKSSK, encoded by the coding sequence ATGGGTCAGAAAGTACATCCGACAGGCATTCGTCTGGGTATCGTTAAAAAGCACACCTCTGTTTGGTATGCCGGTAGCGATGAATACGCAGACAAGCTTTACACCGACTTGAAAGTACGTGAGTACATTCAAAAGGCGCTTGCACACGCGTCCGTAAGCCGCATCGATATCGAGCGTCCTGCGAACACAGCTCGCGTAACCATTCATACTGCCCGTCCCGGCATCGTGATTGGTAAGAAAGGTGAAGATGTTGAGAAGCTGCGCAGTGCAATCACCGCCAAAATGGGCGTGCCTGTGCACATCAACATCGAAGAAATCCGCAAGCCTGACCTGGATGCGGCTCTGGTAGCACAAAGTGTTGCACAGCAGTTGGAGCGTCGTGTGATGTTCCGCCGCGCTATGAAGCGCGCTGTACAAAACGCCATGCGCCAGGGTGCAGAAGGTATCAAGATTCAGGTGAGCGGCCGTTTGGGCGGTGCAGAAATTGCCCGTACCGAGTGGTACCGCGAAGGTCGTGTGCCATTGCACACACTGCGTGCGGACATTGATTACGCCACTGCCGAGGCCTCTACTACTTACGGCATCATTGGCGTGAAAGTATGGATCTTTAAGGGTGAGATTCTGGGCGGTGAGGCACCGGTCGAAGCAGCACCCAAGAAGAAATCTTCTAAGTAA
- the rplV gene encoding 50S ribosomal protein L22, which produces MEVAAKLRGARLSAQKARLVADQIRGKSVDEALDILAFSPKKGADLIKKVLESAIANAEHNDGADVDELKVSTIFVDEGMTMKRIQPRAKGRADRICKRTCHITVKVAEK; this is translated from the coding sequence ATGGAAGTAGCAGCAAAATTACGCGGTGCTCGCCTGTCTGCCCAGAAGGCACGTCTGGTTGCTGACCAGATTCGTGGCAAGTCCGTAGACGAAGCTCTCGACATTCTGGCGTTCAGCCCCAAGAAAGGCGCCGACTTAATCAAGAAAGTTTTGGAATCTGCGATTGCTAACGCAGAGCACAACGACGGTGCAGACGTTGATGAGCTGAAAGTGTCCACTATCTTCGTTGACGAAGGTATGACCATGAAGCGCATTCAGCCACGTGCCAAGGGCCGTGCAGATCGTATCTGTAAGCGCACTTGCCACATCACCGTTAAAGTAGCTGAGAAATAA
- the rpsS gene encoding 30S ribosomal protein S19, producing MPRSLKKGPFIDLHLLKKVEAAIEKNDRRPVKTWSRRSMIMPEMVGLTIAVHNGRQHVPVLVNEEMVGHKLGEFAATRTYRGHIADKKAKKR from the coding sequence GTGCCACGTTCACTGAAGAAAGGTCCTTTCATCGATCTTCACCTTTTGAAGAAGGTCGAAGCAGCGATTGAAAAAAATGACCGCCGCCCGGTTAAGACCTGGTCGCGTCGTTCCATGATCATGCCAGAAATGGTTGGTCTGACAATCGCTGTACACAACGGGCGTCAACACGTACCGGTTTTGGTCAACGAAGAAATGGTTGGTCACAAGCTGGGTGAATTTGCCGCCACTCGCACTTACCGCGGTCACATCGCGGATAAGAAAGCGAAGAAGCGCTAA
- the rplB gene encoding 50S ribosomal protein L2 — MPIVKRKPTSPGRRFVESVVNPDLHKGAPHAPLLEKKSKTGGRNNNGRITTRHIGGGHKQHYRLIDFKRQKDGIPAKVERLEYDPNRSANIALVCYADGERRYIIAPKGLQAGDQILSGEAAPIKAGNTLPLRNIPVGAVIHCIELKPGKGAQMVRSAGTSAQLVARDGAYATLRLRSGEMRKVLSECRATLGEVSNSEHSLRSLGKAGAKRWRGVRPTVRGVAMNPVDHPHGGGEGRTSGGRHPVTPWGVPTKGYKTRSNKRTDNMIVRRRGQK; from the coding sequence ATGCCAATCGTAAAACGTAAACCAACGTCTCCCGGTCGTCGCTTCGTTGAAAGCGTAGTGAATCCAGACCTGCACAAGGGCGCTCCACACGCTCCGCTGCTGGAGAAGAAGAGCAAGACCGGTGGTCGTAACAACAACGGTCGTATCACTACCCGTCATATCGGTGGTGGTCACAAGCAGCATTATCGTCTGATCGACTTCAAGCGTCAGAAAGACGGTATTCCTGCCAAAGTTGAGCGTCTGGAATACGATCCAAACCGCAGCGCTAACATCGCGCTGGTGTGCTACGCCGACGGTGAGCGCCGTTACATTATTGCGCCCAAGGGCCTGCAGGCTGGTGATCAGATCCTGAGCGGTGAAGCTGCACCGATCAAGGCTGGCAATACCCTGCCACTGCGTAACATCCCAGTCGGTGCGGTAATTCACTGCATCGAGCTGAAGCCAGGCAAAGGCGCCCAAATGGTGCGTTCAGCCGGTACTTCTGCTCAGCTGGTTGCGCGTGACGGTGCCTACGCTACGCTGCGTCTTCGCAGCGGCGAAATGCGCAAAGTATTGAGCGAATGTCGTGCGACTCTGGGCGAAGTGTCCAACAGTGAGCACAGCTTGCGTTCTTTGGGTAAAGCCGGTGCCAAACGTTGGCGCGGTGTGCGTCCTACCGTTCGCGGTGTGGCGATGAACCCGGTAGATCACCCGCACGGTGGTGGTGAAGGCCGCACCTCCGGTGGTCGTCATCCGGTGACTCCATGGGGTGTGCCAACTAAGGGTTACAAAACCCGTAGTAACAAGCGCACAGATAACATGATTGTTCGTCGTCGCGGCCAGAAATAA
- the rplW gene encoding 50S ribosomal protein L23 produces the protein MNQERIYKVLLGPVISEKAAGAGEQNQVVFKVLKNAEKPEIKTAVEKLFNVKVEGVRTVTIKGKTKRTRYGLGQKSDYKKAYVRLADGQDIDFGAAE, from the coding sequence ATGAACCAGGAACGCATTTATAAAGTGCTGCTCGGTCCGGTAATTTCTGAAAAGGCTGCCGGTGCGGGTGAGCAGAATCAAGTGGTTTTCAAAGTTCTGAAGAACGCTGAAAAGCCCGAGATCAAAACCGCTGTAGAAAAGCTCTTTAACGTGAAGGTTGAAGGTGTTCGCACTGTGACCATTAAGGGCAAGACCAAGCGCACGCGCTACGGTCTGGGCCAGAAGAGCGACTACAAGAAGGCGTATGTTCGTTTGGCTGATGGCCAGGACATCGACTTCGGCGCTGCTGAGTAA
- the rplD gene encoding 50S ribosomal protein L4 — MELNITTPAGAKGTVSVSDVAFAREFNQDLVHQAVVAYMAAARQGTKAQKTRSEVSGGGAKPWRQKGTGRARAGTTRGPLWRHGGVTFAAKPRSFDQKLNKKMYRAAMQCIMSELARQERLVVVDAFDLEVPKTKALVGELAKYNLSDVLIVTEEVNTNLYLAARNLHKVDVRDAQGVDPVSLIRFDKVVVTVPALKKLEEMLA; from the coding sequence ATGGAATTGAATATCACTACTCCAGCAGGCGCCAAAGGCACAGTTTCTGTGTCCGACGTAGCGTTCGCTCGCGAGTTTAATCAAGACCTGGTGCATCAGGCGGTTGTTGCTTACATGGCAGCGGCGCGTCAGGGTACCAAGGCTCAGAAGACTCGTTCAGAAGTTTCTGGTGGCGGCGCCAAGCCATGGCGTCAGAAAGGCACTGGTCGTGCGCGCGCAGGTACCACTCGTGGTCCGCTGTGGCGTCACGGTGGTGTAACTTTCGCAGCCAAGCCACGCAGCTTTGATCAGAAGCTGAACAAAAAAATGTACCGCGCTGCCATGCAGTGCATCATGTCCGAGCTGGCTCGTCAGGAGCGTTTGGTTGTGGTTGATGCGTTCGACCTGGAAGTGCCTAAGACTAAGGCGCTGGTTGGCGAGCTGGCCAAGTACAACCTGTCCGACGTGCTGATCGTGACTGAAGAAGTAAATACCAATCTGTATCTTGCAGCTCGCAACCTGCACAAAGTTGACGTGCGTGATGCCCAGGGCGTAGATCCTGTGAGCCTGATCCGCTTCGACAAAGTGGTTGTGACTGTGCCTGCGCTGAAAAAGCTTGAGGAGATGCTGGCATGA
- the rplC gene encoding 50S ribosomal protein L3, producing MTIGIVGRKSGMTRIFTEDGVSIPVTVVEVEPNRVTQVKTVDTDGYSAVQVTVGARRASRVNKTAAGHYAKANTEAGRGLWELRNEAGEAFEIGGSITVDVFEAGQIVDVTGTSKGKGYAGTVKRWNFRTQDATHGNSLSHRVPGSIGQCQTPGRVFKGKKMTGHMGDERVTVQNLEVVKVDAERNLLLIKGAVPGAPGGDVIVRPAVKARNNG from the coding sequence ATGACAATAGGTATTGTCGGCCGCAAAAGCGGCATGACCCGTATCTTCACTGAAGACGGTGTTTCTATTCCTGTTACCGTGGTTGAAGTAGAACCAAACCGCGTGACTCAGGTTAAGACCGTTGATACCGATGGTTACTCTGCTGTGCAGGTGACTGTGGGTGCGCGCCGTGCTTCACGTGTCAACAAAACTGCTGCTGGTCACTACGCCAAGGCCAACACAGAAGCCGGTCGCGGCCTGTGGGAATTGCGTAATGAAGCCGGCGAAGCTTTCGAAATCGGTGGTTCAATCACCGTTGATGTTTTCGAAGCTGGTCAAATCGTAGATGTTACTGGTACTTCCAAAGGTAAAGGTTACGCCGGCACCGTAAAGCGCTGGAATTTCCGTACCCAGGATGCCACCCACGGTAACTCCCTTTCTCACCGCGTTCCAGGCTCTATCGGTCAGTGTCAGACACCCGGCCGTGTTTTCAAGGGCAAGAAAATGACCGGTCACATGGGTGATGAGCGTGTAACCGTTCAGAACCTTGAAGTGGTTAAGGTCGATGCAGAACGTAATTTGCTGTTGATCAAAGGTGCCGTACCCGGAGCTCCGGGTGGCGACGTGATCGTGCGTCCCGCTGTTAAAGCGCGCAACAACGGCTAA